ATAAATACCGCAACAAAAATACTCGGGTGTAACAAAAAGTCAACCACCCGAGTAAACACACGAAACTAAAAGTTTCTTGGTTACTTCTTTTCAAAGAAGTAACTAACTATACGTACAACAACAAATCGGAATAAGTCGGGAACGGCCAAAGGTTCTTAGGCATAAGCACTTCGAGCCCGTCGCAGAACCCGCGAAGCTCCTGCATGGTCGCGAGAACTTTGGAATAGCAAAGGTTCGCTTCGGTTTGGAGATCCTTTTCGGTCTTGACTTCCAGCTGCGCCTTGTACAGTCTTTGCTCGGTGTCGTACGCGGCGGTAACGAGCTTTGCGACCTTATCGAGCAAACTCTTTTGCGCAGTCGCTTCCACACCGAGCGCGTTAAGCTTAGCGATATTATCGGCGAGCTCGGTCGTGAACGCAACGGCGGCGGGCAGGATCTGCTTCTGCGTGATGTCGCACATGGTCAGCGCTTCGATATTAATGACCTTGCAATAGTTCTCTAAAAGTATGTCCTTGCGCGCGCGCACTTCCGCGCCCGTGTAGATTTTGAGCCGCGCGAACAGCTCGATATTCTCGGGCGTGTCGTAGTGCGAGAGCGCTTCGGGCGTGCTTTTGAGATTTAAAAGTCCTCGCTTTTTCGCCTCCTCTACCCACTCGGCGGCGTAGTTGTCGCCGTTGAACACTATGCGCCTGTGCGCGATATACTCGCGCTTGATAAGCGCCTTCGCCGCTTTTTCGAACTCGGTTTTCTTGATCTTTTCGAGCTCGTCGGCGAACCCGTTAAGAACGTCGGCGACCGCAGCGTTGATCATGATGTTCGAGCACGCGATATTGATCGAGCTGCCGAGCGAGCGGAACTCGAACTTATTGCCCGTGAATGCGAACGGCGAAGTGCGGTTGCGGTCGGTCGTGTCCTCGTAGATAACTGGCACCGCCTCGACGCCCGTCGACAGCTTTGCGCCTACGTGGTTGCTGTATTCCTTGCCCTGCGCGAGCGTTTCCAAGAGATCGGTTATCTCGTCGCCGAGGAACATGGAAATGATCGCGGGCGGGGCTTCGTTCGCGCCCAAGCGGTGGTCGTTGCCCGCCGAAGCGACGGACAGGCGCAAAAGGTCCTGATGCTCGTCTACCGCTTTAATTACGGCGGTCAGGAACACCATGAATTGCAGGTTGTTTTTAAGGTCCTTGCCGGGGTCGAGCAGGTTCTCGCCGTCCGACGTGGAAATCGACCAGTTGTTATGCTTGCCCGAGCCGTTCACGCCCGCGAACGGTTTTTCGTGCAGCAAGCACACGAGATCGTGTTTCTTGGCGAGCTTGCGCATGACAGACATCGTCAGCTGGTTGTGGTCGGTCGCGATATTGACCGTCGAATAGATGGGCGCGAGCTCGTGCTGCGCGGGCGCGACCTCGTTGTGCCTGGTCTTTGCGAGGATACCAAGCTTCCACAGCTCGGCGTCGAGGTCCTCCATATATTCGAGCACGCGCGTTTTTATATGCCCGAAATAGTGGTCGTCGAGCTCCTGACCCTTGGGCGGCTTCGCGCCGAACAGCGTTCTGCCCGTGATTATTAAGTCGGGACGCTTTTTGTAGAGCTCGCGCGGAATAAGGAAGTATTCCTGTTCGGGACCGACCGACGGGAACACGCGGTCGGGCGTTTTGCCGAAGAATTTGAGTACGCGGCGCGCCGCGGTGTTAAGACTGTCCATGGAGCGCAGGAGCGGCGTTTTCTTGTCGAGCACCTGACCGGAGTACGCCATGAACGCCGTCGGGATGTACAGCACGCTGTCCTTGACGAACGCATAGCTCGTCGGGTCCCACGCCGTGTACCCGCGCGCCTCGAAGGTCGAGCGCAAGCCGCCCGACGGGAAGCTCGACGCGTCTGGCTCGCCCTTGATGAGCTCTTTGCCCGAGAAGTTCATAATGACCTTGCCGCCCTCGGCAGGCTGAATAAAGCTGTCGTGCTTTTCGGCGGTGACGCCTGTCATGGGCTGGAAC
The window above is part of the Clostridiales bacterium genome. Proteins encoded here:
- a CDS encoding glutamine synthetase type III, translating into MTKVPELFGSMVFNEQVMRERLPKDVFRALQDTIKTGKPISSAVADVVSNAMKDWAIEKGATHYTHWFQPMTGVTAEKHDSFIQPAEGGKVIMNFSGKELIKGEPDASSFPSGGLRSTFEARGYTAWDPTSYAFVKDSVLYIPTAFMAYSGQVLDKKTPLLRSMDSLNTAARRVLKFFGKTPDRVFPSVGPEQEYFLIPRELYKKRPDLIITGRTLFGAKPPKGQELDDHYFGHIKTRVLEYMEDLDAELWKLGILAKTRHNEVAPAQHELAPIYSTVNIATDHNQLTMSVMRKLAKKHDLVCLLHEKPFAGVNGSGKHNNWSISTSDGENLLDPGKDLKNNLQFMVFLTAVIKAVDEHQDLLRLSVASAGNDHRLGANEAPPAIISMFLGDEITDLLETLAQGKEYSNHVGAKLSTGVEAVPVIYEDTTDRNRTSPFAFTGNKFEFRSLGSSINIACSNIMINAAVADVLNGFADELEKIKKTEFEKAAKALIKREYIAHRRIVFNGDNYAAEWVEEAKKRGLLNLKSTPEALSHYDTPENIELFARLKIYTGAEVRARKDILLENYCKVINIEALTMCDITQKQILPAAVAFTTELADNIAKLNALGVEATAQKSLLDKVAKLVTAAYDTEQRLYKAQLEVKTEKDLQTEANLCYSKVLATMQELRGFCDGLEVLMPKNLWPFPTYSDLLLYV